In one window of Gemmatimonadota bacterium DNA:
- a CDS encoding transmembrane domain-containing protein — protein MRQLPGRFAIAFSLLVMGCAAESTGPGGGPPVGDLKAWSDPATWPSGQVPAAGDSVVIPVGLAVELDQSPPALHSLTVNGDLALGTNDVALTAGWILVNGSFTAGSEQNPYTHRALITLTGTAGNPDVSGVGNKMIGVSGRLELHGETRGGWTHLDGTAPQGATSVTLVRNPGWRVGDRIVLASSDYNQSRAEEAVIAAVSGRTLTLAAPLAREHFGEVLTVSGVSLDERAEVGLLSRNITIQGDTGATPGFGGHIIVLSGATAHVEGVELFQMGQRGNLARYPMHWHMAGDVTGQYLRNSSVWRTFSRCVTVHGSDNAAVQDNVCYDHTGHGYFLEDGGESGNLIEGNLGLTSRVPQGADRLLASDATPATFWITNPDNTIRDNVAAGSAGFGFWCAFPASPTGLSTGQPDLPRTTPLREFSGNVAHSNHNGGLFVDDGPLPDGTTEVTNYEPRAVPSDPNSAPVLADFTGFRAYKHYFRAVWLRGTYLRLSHALLADNAIGATFAAYETSVTSSTFIGQSGAIAQLPSGSYLRGYEFYDGRVWADQVTFINYTAATTVPASALGYNRTNAFPINPRNYAGGMTFVNATPVFLENPHADKDGDKSAVFLDQDGAVTGNAGRWVVANTPILLSPGCAFQAAWNAHVCTSRFAKLSVGSGASEPVAPLTVTRDDAVALDLSGTGNGTDHAALSVLPARGYAVTWSAATPAQPRFYLDNAQAGDAVTLSLPYAAAPGQVIRDYWAGNPMSAAGSLAELLASAGDKFFYDGATGRLHLKLVVMADRDWATLFVKP, from the coding sequence ATGCGACAGCTCCCCGGTCGCTTCGCCATTGCATTCAGCCTGCTGGTGATGGGCTGCGCCGCCGAGTCCACCGGGCCGGGCGGCGGGCCGCCGGTCGGTGACCTCAAGGCCTGGTCCGATCCGGCCACCTGGCCCTCGGGGCAGGTCCCCGCGGCCGGCGATTCGGTGGTGATCCCCGTTGGCCTGGCGGTGGAACTGGACCAGAGCCCCCCGGCGCTGCACAGCCTCACCGTCAACGGCGACCTGGCGCTCGGCACGAACGACGTGGCGCTCACGGCCGGCTGGATCCTGGTCAACGGCAGCTTCACCGCCGGCAGCGAGCAGAACCCCTATACCCACCGCGCGCTCATCACCCTGACCGGCACCGCCGGCAACCCGGACGTGAGTGGCGTCGGGAACAAGATGATCGGCGTGTCCGGGCGGCTGGAGCTGCATGGCGAGACGCGCGGGGGGTGGACCCACCTCGATGGCACCGCGCCCCAGGGCGCCACCAGCGTGACGCTGGTGCGGAACCCCGGCTGGCGGGTCGGCGACCGGATCGTGCTCGCCTCGAGCGACTACAACCAGAGCCGCGCGGAAGAGGCGGTGATCGCGGCCGTCAGCGGCCGGACCCTCACCCTGGCGGCGCCGCTGGCCCGGGAGCACTTCGGCGAGGTGCTCACGGTGAGCGGGGTGTCGCTCGACGAACGGGCGGAGGTGGGGCTCCTGAGCCGGAACATCACCATCCAGGGCGACACCGGCGCGACGCCGGGCTTCGGGGGGCACATCATCGTGCTGTCCGGCGCCACGGCGCATGTGGAGGGCGTCGAGCTCTTCCAGATGGGCCAGCGGGGCAACCTGGCGCGCTACCCGATGCACTGGCACATGGCCGGGGACGTCACCGGCCAGTACCTGCGGAACAGCTCGGTCTGGCGCACCTTCAGCCGCTGCGTGACCGTCCACGGCAGCGACAACGCGGCGGTGCAGGACAACGTCTGCTACGACCATACCGGGCACGGCTATTTCCTCGAGGACGGCGGCGAGAGCGGCAACCTGATCGAAGGCAATCTCGGCCTCACCAGCCGGGTGCCGCAGGGCGCCGATCGCCTGCTCGCCTCGGACGCCACCCCGGCCACCTTCTGGATCACCAACCCCGACAACACCATCCGCGACAACGTCGCGGCGGGGTCGGCCGGGTTCGGGTTCTGGTGCGCCTTCCCGGCGTCGCCCACCGGGCTCTCCACCGGGCAGCCCGACCTCCCCCGCACCACGCCGCTGCGCGAGTTCTCGGGCAACGTGGCGCACTCCAACCACAACGGTGGGCTCTTCGTGGATGACGGGCCTCTGCCCGATGGCACCACCGAGGTCACCAACTACGAGCCGCGGGCGGTCCCCTCTGACCCGAACTCCGCGCCGGTGCTGGCCGACTTCACCGGGTTCCGCGCTTACAAGCACTACTTCCGCGCCGTCTGGCTCCGGGGCACCTACCTCCGCCTTTCCCACGCACTGCTGGCCGACAACGCCATCGGCGCCACCTTCGCGGCGTACGAGACCTCGGTGACCAGCAGCACGTTCATCGGCCAGTCCGGCGCGATCGCCCAGCTGCCCTCCGGCAGCTACCTGCGCGGCTACGAGTTCTACGACGGCCGGGTGTGGGCCGACCAGGTCACCTTCATCAATTACACCGCCGCCACCACCGTGCCGGCGAGCGCGCTCGGCTACAACCGGACCAACGCCTTCCCGATCAACCCGCGCAACTACGCGGGGGGGATGACGTTCGTGAACGCCACGCCGGTGTTCCTGGAGAACCCGCACGCCGACAAGGACGGCGACAAGTCGGCCGTCTTCCTGGACCAGGACGGGGCGGTGACCGGCAACGCGGGGCGGTGGGTGGTCGCGAACACCCCGATCCTGCTCTCCCCGGGCTGCGCCTTCCAGGCCGCCTGGAACGCGCACGTCTGCACCAGCCGCTTTGCCAAGCTCTCGGTGGGAAGCGGGGCGTCGGAGCCGGTGGCGCCGCTCACCGTCACGCGGGACGACGCCGTGGCGCTCGACCTGAGCGGCACCGGCAACGGCACCGACCACGCCGCCCTCTCGGTGCTCCCGGCGCGTGGCTACGCGGTGACCTGGTCGGCGGCCACGCCCGCGCAGCCGCGGTTCTACCTGGACAACGCGCAGGCCGGTGACGCGGTGACCCTGTCGCTGCCCTATGCGGCGGCTCCCGGCCAGGTGATCCGCGACTACTGGGCGGGGAACCCGATGTCCGCCGCGGGCTCCCTCGCGGAGCTCCTCGCCTCGGCCGGCGACAAGTTCTTCTATGATGGCGCCACCGGGCGGCTCCACCTCAAGCTGGTGGTCATGGCCGACCGGGACTGGGCGACGCTGTTCGTGAAGCCCTGA
- a CDS encoding TonB family protein: protein MLDVLVASNPRRQAGFAELATSTTLHTGLLFLVILTTHTAVQTVREIVADTTLVFLPRLAAPQVDRSPHPGGGGRGGGGSEGALIITTNPPARGFQVIDAIGAIPTDIPPVDPNMRAIDARDFTGRGVEGGVGWGVVGGKGPADQPPAEIAELLYSAETRDVRFVPAELVERPEFRFPPILLDAGVPGRAVIQFVIDTLGRVEPASLEVLEKTHEAFGTAAKEGVLQARFEPARYGGHPVRQLSKWPVRFALTSN, encoded by the coding sequence ATGTTGGACGTGCTGGTGGCCTCGAATCCCCGGCGACAGGCAGGTTTCGCCGAACTTGCGACCTCGACGACCCTCCACACCGGCCTGCTGTTCCTCGTCATCCTCACCACCCATACCGCGGTGCAGACGGTCCGGGAGATCGTGGCGGACACCACGCTCGTCTTCCTGCCACGGCTGGCGGCCCCGCAGGTCGACCGGAGCCCGCACCCGGGCGGCGGGGGCCGCGGGGGTGGCGGCAGCGAAGGCGCCCTCATCATCACCACCAATCCTCCGGCCCGCGGCTTCCAGGTGATCGATGCCATCGGCGCCATCCCCACCGACATCCCCCCGGTGGACCCGAACATGCGCGCGATCGACGCGCGCGACTTCACCGGGCGTGGCGTGGAAGGCGGCGTGGGCTGGGGCGTGGTGGGCGGCAAGGGGCCGGCCGACCAGCCGCCGGCGGAGATCGCGGAGCTGCTCTACAGCGCCGAGACCCGCGACGTCCGGTTCGTGCCGGCGGAGCTGGTCGAGCGGCCGGAGTTCCGCTTCCCGCCCATCCTGCTCGACGCCGGCGTGCCGGGACGCGCCGTGATCCAGTTCGTGATCGACACCCTGGGCCGGGTGGAGCCGGCGAGCCTCGAGGTCCTGGAGAAGACCCACGAGGCGTTCGGCACGGCGGCCAAGGAAGGGGTGCTGCAGGCCCGGTTCGAGCCGGCGCGCTACGGCGGCCACCCGGTGCGCCAGCTGAGCAAGTGGCCGGTGCGGTTCGCCCTCACCAGCAACTGA
- a CDS encoding AarF/ABC1/UbiB kinase family protein, whose translation MRTLTILRELLPLTLSLVRDQRRFLYFGGPVTRSPAFHTRRADRMVAALGRLGPTFVKMGQVFAGRNDLLTEPYARAFATLTDRVPPIAFGEVERVILESYGRPYTELFEFFDPQPIAAASLGQVHRARYQGKEVAVKVLRPGVAELVDQDIVSARRILRVATRWFDHPHLRGLRTAVEEFALRIHEEMDFRLEGANAMEFGRRFAGIRGIRIPGVIEEMIREQVLVLEYCEGDRVDQLHDRIARGEIQPDTVVRRVLELYIRMMLMDGLFHADPHPGNVLLAPDGALVLVDFGMVVKVSRARRRQILDTALASIRRDPEGVVDGFFALGMVEPGTERARIRALADAMLALADRRTTATERIEYLSQQLLSEMYDWPIVLPGDLVYFARTAALIEGLGTCYDATFNPLLVATPILFELRPQILAALADGEAPRAADWTREFGDFLSRAGGILRRAGEELKLLVGEKIFLGVKQR comes from the coding sequence ATGCGCACCTTGACCATCCTGCGGGAACTGCTGCCGCTGACCCTGAGCCTTGTCCGGGACCAGCGGCGGTTCCTGTACTTCGGGGGCCCGGTCACCCGGTCACCCGCCTTCCACACCCGTCGCGCCGATCGGATGGTGGCCGCCCTCGGCCGGCTGGGGCCCACCTTCGTGAAGATGGGCCAGGTCTTCGCCGGCCGGAACGACCTCCTGACCGAGCCCTACGCCCGGGCGTTCGCCACCCTCACCGACCGGGTGCCGCCGATCGCCTTCGGCGAGGTGGAGCGGGTCATCCTCGAGAGCTACGGCCGGCCCTACACCGAGCTGTTCGAGTTCTTCGATCCCCAGCCGATCGCCGCCGCCTCCCTGGGCCAGGTGCACCGGGCCCGCTACCAGGGGAAGGAAGTGGCGGTGAAGGTGCTCCGCCCGGGCGTGGCGGAGCTGGTGGACCAGGACATCGTGTCCGCCCGCCGGATCCTCCGGGTGGCCACCCGCTGGTTCGACCACCCGCACCTGCGGGGGCTGCGCACCGCGGTCGAGGAGTTCGCCCTCCGCATCCACGAGGAGATGGACTTCCGGCTCGAGGGCGCCAACGCCATGGAGTTCGGCCGGCGCTTCGCGGGCATCCGCGGCATCCGGATCCCGGGCGTGATCGAGGAGATGATCCGGGAACAGGTGCTGGTGCTCGAGTACTGCGAGGGCGACCGGGTGGACCAGCTGCACGACCGCATCGCCCGCGGGGAGATCCAGCCCGATACGGTGGTCCGCCGGGTGCTCGAGCTCTACATCCGGATGATGCTCATGGACGGCCTGTTCCACGCCGATCCGCACCCCGGCAACGTCCTGCTCGCCCCCGACGGCGCCCTGGTGCTGGTGGACTTCGGGATGGTCGTCAAGGTGAGCCGCGCCCGGCGCCGCCAGATCCTCGACACCGCCCTCGCCTCGATCCGCCGCGATCCCGAGGGGGTGGTCGACGGCTTCTTCGCCCTGGGCATGGTGGAGCCCGGCACCGAGCGGGCCCGGATCCGCGCCCTCGCCGACGCCATGCTCGCGCTGGCCGACCGCCGGACCACCGCCACCGAGCGGATCGAGTACCTGAGCCAGCAGCTGCTCTCCGAGATGTACGACTGGCCCATCGTCCTCCCGGGCGACCTGGTCTACTTTGCCCGGACCGCCGCCCTGATCGAGGGGCTGGGCACCTGCTACGACGCCACCTTCAACCCGCTGCTGGTGGCCACGCCGATCCTCTTCGAGCTGCGCCCCCAGATTCTGGCCGCCCTGGCCGACGGCGAGGCCCCCCGCGCCGCCGACTGGACCCGGGAATTCGGGGACTTCCTGAGCCGCGCGGGCGGGATTCTCCGCCGGGCCGGCGAGGAGCTCAAGCTGCTGGTGGGGGAGAAGATCTTCCTGGGGGTGAAGCAGCGCTGA
- a CDS encoding serine/threonine-protein phosphatase, whose amino-acid sequence MTEALTPERPHSEQIDVFGVSHPGRVRTENQDHFLVGSIHKTMNVLQSSLPEESLGELRSPSRGFVFLVADGVGGVPGGQEASRTALRAIVDYVLRMMDLYVQMDPDVEPVFLADLVRSVQRSHEAVRAAGEGDEERAGMATTLTMVCIRWPRGYLVHVGDSRCYRLREGKLELLTRDQTMAQAMVDAGALSEDQAERSSLKHVLYSALGATRAEPFTLATDVRWDDVMLLCSDGVTKHVTDDELREALLRSTSAEATARELLALALERGGSDNTTLIVGRLRRPAQP is encoded by the coding sequence GTGACCGAAGCCCTGACGCCGGAACGCCCGCACAGCGAGCAGATCGACGTCTTCGGGGTGTCGCACCCCGGGCGCGTCCGGACCGAGAACCAGGATCATTTCCTGGTGGGCAGCATCCACAAGACCATGAACGTGCTGCAGTCGAGCCTGCCGGAGGAGTCGCTGGGCGAGCTGCGCAGCCCCTCGCGGGGGTTCGTGTTCCTGGTGGCCGACGGCGTGGGCGGGGTGCCGGGCGGGCAGGAGGCGAGCCGGACCGCCCTCCGCGCGATCGTGGACTACGTGCTGCGCATGATGGACCTGTACGTGCAGATGGATCCCGACGTGGAGCCGGTCTTCCTGGCCGACCTGGTGCGGTCGGTGCAGCGCAGCCACGAGGCGGTCCGGGCCGCGGGCGAGGGTGACGAGGAGCGCGCGGGGATGGCCACCACGCTCACCATGGTCTGCATCCGCTGGCCGCGCGGCTACCTCGTGCACGTCGGGGACAGCCGGTGCTACCGGCTGCGGGAGGGGAAGCTGGAGCTGCTTACCCGGGACCAGACCATGGCCCAGGCCATGGTCGACGCCGGCGCGCTCTCGGAGGACCAGGCCGAGCGTTCCAGCCTCAAGCACGTGCTCTACAGCGCGCTGGGTGCCACCCGGGCGGAGCCGTTCACCCTCGCCACCGACGTGCGCTGGGACGACGTCATGCTGCTGTGCAGCGACGGGGTCACCAAGCACGTCACCGACGACGAACTTCGTGAGGCGCTGCTGCGTTCCACCAGCGCCGAGGCCACCGCCCGGGAACTGCTCGCCCTCGCGCTCGAGCGCGGTGGCAGCGACAACACCACCCTGATCGTTGGACGGCTGCGCCGTCCCGCTCAGCCGTAA
- a CDS encoding YceI family protein, translating into MARKLVLVALAGLLPLGLAAQAAQHPDTVRANARGQTQGRTFTRQPAGTAWRVDPTHSEVGFRVRHLLGRVRGQFTEWSGVIVTRGTDWQKGTVNIVIRSRSIDTNNDGRDADLRSPRFFATDSFPEITFESTGIVAEDSKFEMSGLLTIKGHTHPVVFRGQYLGLGPDQNDKERIAFDGTAVINRHDYGITWNQVVDRGSLLGDEVELEIAVEAVRN; encoded by the coding sequence ATGGCGAGGAAGCTGGTACTGGTGGCGCTGGCGGGGCTGCTGCCCCTCGGCCTGGCGGCCCAGGCGGCGCAGCATCCGGACACGGTCCGGGCCAACGCCCGGGGCCAGACCCAGGGCCGCACCTTTACCCGGCAGCCGGCCGGGACGGCGTGGCGGGTGGACCCGACCCACTCCGAGGTGGGATTCCGGGTCCGCCACCTGCTGGGCCGGGTCCGGGGGCAGTTCACCGAGTGGTCGGGGGTGATCGTCACCCGCGGGACGGACTGGCAGAAGGGCACGGTGAACATCGTCATCCGCAGCCGGAGCATCGATACCAATAATGATGGGCGGGACGCCGACCTCCGCTCCCCCCGCTTCTTCGCCACGGACAGCTTCCCGGAGATCACCTTCGAGAGCACCGGGATCGTGGCCGAGGACAGCAAGTTCGAGATGAGCGGACTGCTGACCATCAAGGGGCACACCCACCCGGTGGTCTTCCGCGGGCAGTACCTGGGGCTCGGGCCGGACCAGAACGACAAGGAACGCATCGCCTTCGACGGCACCGCCGTCATCAACCGGCACGACTACGGCATCACCTGGAACCAGGTGGTCGATCGCGGCAGCCTGCTGGGGGATGAGGTGGAGCTGGAGATCGCCGTGGAGGCGGTCCGGAACTAG
- the hrpB gene encoding ATP-dependent helicase HrpB: MPVLPITPVLPDLRRALADRGLAVLQAPPGAGKTTLVPLDLLSAPGLAGRKILLLEPRRLAARAAARRMASLLGERVGETVGYRVRRDTAIGPRTRIEVLTEGILTRMVQHDPELAEAGIVIFDEFHERSLHADLGLALVLESRAVLRPDLRLLVMSATIDGAAVATLLGGAPVLTSEGRSHPVTTRYLPRRPDTWVEPATAAAVRQALAEEPGDVLVFLPGQAEIRRTAELLAEEIAARPGTDLYPLHGLLSGEAQDAAIQPSPAGRRKVVLATAIAETSLTIEGVRVVIDSGLSRVPRYAARSGMTRLTTVRVSRASADQRRGRAGRTAPGVCYRLWAAGEDQALLPRATPEILEADLAPLALELAAAGIADPARLTWLDPPPAGALAEARTLLAELGAVDGAGAITPHGRRMAALGTHPRLAHLLLAGAARGALPEAARLAALLEERDILRAPPGEGDPELQLRLDLVAQRDTPAMVHGLTVDRGTLQRVRAETREWERQLRAEAGAGGSGGGPASVGALLALAYPDRVGLRRAGQGGRFLLRNGQGAFTTAPSLLLSEWVVAAELDGNPREARIWLGTAIERAEVLALFADQVTAEDAVSWDPQADLLLAVRRQRLGAIVLEEKPLRDPDPALLQAAVAGQVRREGLGRLRWDPAAVELRQRLAFCHRHLGGSWPAVDDAVLLERLEDWLGPLLGAVRRRADLDRLDLGAALLTLLGWEERRRLEAVAPTHLTVPTGSRVRVDYADPAAPVLAVRLQEVFGLEETPRVGGGAVPVTMHLLSPAHRPVQVTRDLAGFWRTSYFDVQKDMKGRYPKHHWPDDPLDAEPTRRAKPRR, from the coding sequence CTGCCCGTCCTTCCCATCACCCCGGTCCTGCCCGACCTGCGCCGCGCCCTGGCCGACCGCGGACTGGCCGTCCTCCAGGCGCCTCCCGGGGCCGGCAAGACCACCCTCGTCCCCCTCGACCTGCTGTCCGCGCCCGGCCTGGCCGGGCGGAAGATCCTGCTGCTCGAGCCCCGGCGACTGGCCGCCCGCGCCGCCGCGCGCCGGATGGCCTCCCTCCTCGGCGAGCGGGTGGGCGAGACGGTGGGCTATCGGGTGCGTCGCGACACCGCGATCGGTCCCCGCACCCGGATCGAGGTGCTGACCGAGGGCATCCTGACCCGCATGGTGCAGCACGACCCGGAGCTCGCTGAGGCCGGTATCGTCATCTTCGACGAGTTCCATGAGCGGAGCCTGCACGCCGACCTGGGCCTGGCGCTGGTGCTCGAGTCGCGCGCGGTGCTGCGGCCCGACCTGCGGCTGCTGGTGATGTCGGCCACCATCGACGGCGCCGCGGTGGCCACGCTGCTGGGTGGCGCGCCGGTGCTCACGAGCGAAGGCCGGAGCCACCCCGTCACCACGCGCTACCTGCCGCGACGGCCCGACACGTGGGTGGAACCGGCCACCGCCGCCGCCGTCCGCCAGGCCCTGGCCGAGGAGCCCGGCGATGTGCTGGTGTTCCTGCCGGGGCAGGCGGAGATCCGGCGAACGGCAGAGCTGCTCGCCGAGGAAATCGCCGCCCGCCCCGGGACCGACCTCTACCCGCTCCACGGCCTGCTCTCCGGCGAGGCGCAGGACGCGGCGATCCAGCCCAGCCCCGCCGGCCGGCGGAAGGTGGTGCTCGCCACCGCCATCGCCGAGACCAGCCTGACCATCGAGGGGGTCCGGGTGGTGATCGACAGCGGTCTCTCGAGGGTCCCGCGGTACGCGGCCCGCTCCGGGATGACCCGGCTCACGACGGTGCGCGTCTCGCGCGCCTCGGCCGACCAGCGGCGGGGCCGGGCCGGCCGCACCGCGCCGGGCGTCTGCTACCGGCTCTGGGCCGCGGGCGAGGACCAGGCGCTGCTCCCGCGCGCCACGCCCGAGATCCTCGAGGCCGACCTCGCGCCCCTCGCGCTGGAGCTCGCCGCCGCCGGAATCGCCGATCCCGCCCGCCTCACCTGGCTCGACCCTCCACCGGCCGGCGCGCTGGCCGAAGCGCGCACCCTGCTCGCGGAGCTCGGCGCCGTCGATGGCGCCGGCGCCATCACCCCGCACGGGCGCCGCATGGCCGCGCTCGGCACCCATCCGCGGCTGGCGCACCTGCTCCTCGCCGGGGCAGCGCGCGGCGCGCTGCCCGAGGCGGCCCGGCTCGCCGCGCTGCTCGAGGAGCGTGACATCCTGCGCGCCCCGCCCGGCGAGGGCGACCCCGAGCTCCAGCTCCGGCTCGACCTGGTGGCGCAGCGCGACACCCCCGCGATGGTCCACGGCCTCACGGTGGACCGGGGCACGCTGCAGCGGGTGCGTGCCGAGACGCGGGAATGGGAACGCCAGCTGCGCGCCGAGGCCGGCGCCGGGGGGAGCGGCGGGGGCCCCGCCTCGGTGGGCGCCCTGCTGGCGCTCGCCTACCCCGATCGCGTGGGGCTGCGGCGCGCGGGGCAGGGGGGTCGGTTCCTGCTCCGGAACGGGCAGGGGGCGTTCACCACCGCGCCGTCGCTGCTGCTGAGCGAGTGGGTGGTGGCCGCCGAGCTCGACGGCAACCCGCGCGAGGCGCGGATCTGGCTCGGCACCGCGATCGAGCGCGCCGAGGTGCTCGCGCTCTTCGCCGACCAGGTGACCGCCGAGGATGCCGTCTCGTGGGATCCCCAGGCCGACCTGCTGCTGGCGGTCCGGCGCCAGCGGCTGGGGGCGATCGTGCTGGAGGAGAAGCCGCTGCGTGACCCCGACCCGGCGCTGCTCCAGGCCGCCGTCGCCGGGCAGGTGCGCCGGGAGGGGCTCGGCCGGCTGCGGTGGGACCCCGCCGCCGTCGAGCTGCGGCAGCGGCTGGCGTTCTGTCACCGGCACCTCGGCGGCAGTTGGCCGGCGGTGGACGATGCCGTGCTGCTCGAGCGGCTCGAGGACTGGCTCGGCCCGCTGCTCGGCGCGGTGCGCCGGCGCGCGGATCTCGACCGCCTGGACCTTGGTGCCGCGCTGCTCACGCTGCTCGGCTGGGAGGAGCGGCGGCGGCTCGAGGCGGTGGCCCCGACCCACCTCACCGTGCCCACCGGCTCCCGCGTCCGCGTGGACTACGCCGACCCGGCGGCCCCGGTGCTGGCGGTGCGGCTGCAGGAGGTGTTCGGGCTGGAGGAGACGCCACGGGTCGGCGGCGGGGCGGTGCCGGTCACGATGCACCTGCTCTCGCCGGCGCACCGGCCGGTGCAGGTGACCCGCGACCTCGCGGGCTTCTGGCGCACCAGCTATTTCGACGTGCAGAAGGACATGAAGGGCAGGTACCCGAAGCACCACTGGCCCGACGATCCGCTGGACGCGGAACCCACCCGGCGGGCCAAGCCGCGGCGATAG
- a CDS encoding serine/threonine protein kinase encodes MVSQYHNSPAFVLPMGTLLSGRFRLQREIGRGRAATVYLAFDTQRATEVAVRVVRLATQEQARLRREVFAAWDIAHDHIVRVHGCFEEGELSCVVMDHVQGLDLGRRVVERGPLTSDEASAVGRGIALALRAAHRRGILHRHVSPGNILIGGETRACLADFGSAGAGAPAGSGRDFQAPEVISGQAADARADVYSLGMCLYYGLTGRLPVRQDPSRPPLPAADGHRPARWVPGIPAWLDEAVAVATAALPADRYGSAGRLAEVLTPGPVTDFSSLPAAISLRA; translated from the coding sequence ATGGTGTCGCAGTACCACAACAGTCCCGCCTTCGTCCTGCCGATGGGCACCCTCCTCTCCGGACGTTTCCGGCTGCAGCGGGAGATCGGTCGCGGCCGCGCCGCGACGGTCTACCTGGCCTTCGACACCCAGCGCGCCACCGAGGTGGCGGTGCGGGTGGTCCGGCTGGCCACGCAGGAGCAGGCTCGCCTGCGCCGGGAGGTGTTCGCCGCCTGGGACATCGCGCACGACCACATCGTGCGGGTGCACGGCTGCTTCGAGGAGGGGGAGCTCAGCTGCGTGGTCATGGACCACGTGCAGGGCCTCGATCTGGGCCGCCGGGTCGTCGAGCGCGGGCCGCTGACCAGCGACGAGGCTTCGGCGGTGGGCCGTGGTATCGCGCTGGCGCTGCGCGCGGCCCACCGCCGCGGGATCCTCCACCGCCACGTCTCACCCGGCAATATCCTGATCGGGGGCGAGACCCGGGCCTGCCTCGCCGACTTCGGCTCGGCCGGCGCGGGGGCGCCGGCGGGAAGCGGCCGCGACTTCCAGGCGCCGGAGGTGATCTCGGGCCAGGCCGCGGACGCGCGCGCCGACGTCTACAGCCTCGGCATGTGCCTCTATTATGGACTGACGGGGCGCCTCCCGGTCCGGCAGGACCCCAGCCGGCCACCGCTCCCCGCCGCCGATGGCCATCGGCCGGCCAGGTGGGTCCCAGGCATCCCGGCGTGGCTGGACGAGGCCGTGGCGGTCGCCACCGCCGCGCTCCCGGCGGACCGCTACGGTTCAGCCGGGCGCCTGGCGGAGGTCCTCACCCCGGGGCCTGTCACGGACTTCAGCTCCCTGCCCGCGGCCATTAGCCTTCGGGCGTGA
- a CDS encoding alanyl-tRNA editing protein, giving the protein MSTERLYYTDSYLTRFEGTVQGRAEDGRRIVLDRTAFYPTSGGQPHDLGTLNGIPVLDVLDEGETIVHRLAAPLAADHVAGEVDWSRRFDHMQQHTGQHLLSAVLEELFGYRTVSVHFGAVYATLDLDAGALPPDQVRQAEARANAIVAENRPLSVAFEEAATASGLRKASEREGLLRIVTIQGLDRSACGGTHVRATGEVGPIVVRGVERVKQQVRLEFRCGGRAVARARADFDLLSGIAAHCSAGIDDLAAVLEKQRGDLSAAQAERRKLEEALHGYRAGELYHAAAPDAAGRRTILLAETGSLESLRGLAQALIARPGVLVVGTLASPPTVLLATSADTGVDAGARLKPLLAEVGGRGGGSARVAQGTAPSSDLLAQVVRTLAG; this is encoded by the coding sequence GTGAGCACCGAGCGCCTCTACTACACCGACAGCTACCTGACACGGTTCGAGGGGACGGTCCAGGGCCGGGCGGAGGATGGCCGGCGGATCGTGCTCGACCGCACCGCGTTCTACCCCACCTCCGGCGGCCAGCCCCACGATCTCGGCACCCTCAACGGCATCCCCGTCCTCGACGTCCTGGACGAGGGTGAGACGATCGTGCACCGCCTCGCCGCGCCACTCGCGGCCGACCACGTGGCCGGCGAGGTCGACTGGTCCCGCCGCTTCGACCACATGCAGCAGCACACCGGCCAGCATCTCCTCTCGGCGGTGCTGGAGGAGCTGTTCGGGTACCGCACGGTGAGCGTCCATTTCGGCGCCGTGTACGCCACCCTCGACCTCGACGCGGGCGCGCTGCCCCCGGACCAGGTGCGGCAGGCGGAGGCGCGGGCCAACGCCATCGTCGCCGAGAACCGGCCGCTTTCGGTGGCGTTCGAGGAGGCCGCGACGGCCAGCGGCCTGCGAAAGGCCTCGGAACGGGAGGGACTGCTCCGGATCGTGACGATCCAGGGGCTGGACCGGAGTGCCTGCGGTGGCACCCACGTCCGCGCCACCGGCGAGGTCGGGCCGATCGTGGTCCGTGGGGTGGAGCGGGTCAAGCAGCAGGTGCGGCTGGAGTTCCGCTGCGGCGGCCGGGCGGTGGCCCGCGCCCGCGCGGACTTCGACCTCCTCTCGGGCATCGCCGCCCACTGCTCCGCGGGGATCGACGACCTTGCGGCGGTGCTCGAGAAGCAGCGGGGCGACCTCTCCGCCGCCCAGGCCGAACGACGGAAGCTCGAGGAGGCGCTGCACGGCTACCGCGCCGGTGAGTTGTATCACGCGGCCGCGCCGGACGCCGCGGGCCGCCGCACCATCCTCCTCGCCGAGACGGGGAGCCTCGAGAGCCTGCGTGGCCTGGCCCAGGCGCTGATAGCCCGGCCGGGTGTGCTGGTGGTGGGGACCCTGGCCAGTCCGCCGACGGTACTGCTGGCCACCTCCGCCGACACCGGCGTCGATGCGGGGGCCCGGCTCAAGCCGCTGCTCGCCGAGGTGGGGGGACGCGGCGGGGGCAGTGCCCGCGTCGCGCAGGGCACCGCCCCCTCGTCCGACCTGCTCGCGCAGGTGGTGCGGACGCTCGCCGGCTAG